The DNA window caagccaaagtcaaagctttTGGCTCATGTAATTGTTTGGGCCCTCTTGTCGATCTTCATGCTGCTCTCCCGCTACCAACGGTGCGGCTAACGACGCCAGCTGCGACGCCGCAGCGTTGCGCAACGCTTCGCTCTTGCCAAGGTCACCTGCCAcgagctcagagctcagagcgCTTAGTTTCGTTtcggcttttgttttgtggcatttggaaatttatttgcagcgtGCGAAATTAGCGTTTAGGCACTTGTCTCTGGCTAAAAGTAAGTCGGTACCATAATTTTAGTCATAGGTTAgtacttgtaaataaattaaatagttcaTACAGGTGTGGGCGTGTGCATTAAATCACGCGATGTACATGCATGGGCGTAACCAGAATATTGGATAgtaacataattataattttacacAATTCGTATTCTAATTTcaacatacatatgaataATATGGACTCTCATGAGTCTAAAAGGACACGAAACAgcttttaaatgtttgaaatttcTAACATTTTTCTCTCgtatagtatttattataattttctagaatttctacatacatatttgaatttgcatcATGATTTCAGCTGCCGCCCCCTCCCTGCGCCTATCTGGCTACGCCCATGCAGTAATAGCTCAGTTCCAAGTTCAGTTTTCagtacattttaaaataatacaattttatttattttctatttcaaGTGTGGATCAACCTGTACACCTGTCCCGGCGACATGTAGACAAACTCTCTGGCCGCTTGCTCACTGTTATCGCTGGCTTCCTGGGAGTCCTCCCTAACAGGcttgctgcctggctggcgcTGTTGGGGATAGCCGGGTGCATGGAATTGTGGCtccagcatcagcagcagctgctgcgctggtgGCTCAGCTGGCTGTGAAGCATCATCGGCATAGTCCAGGCTGTAGCCGGCAAAGGGCGAGGGCTTAAAGGGCAGCGTGAATTGTTGCGTAGGCGTCAGCAAGCCCAACAGAAGCGGACGCCGCTGAGCATGAGCTGCTGGCGGCGCAGATGCACTAGCTGGAAAGCTGTGTGGTCCCGCGTACGTCAGACGCAGTgcctgtggctgtggctcttGTGCGGCTGCCAAGGGTCGCCAGGATGTGGCATACagccagctgccagcagcttgttggccagcagccaacagcagacCTTGTGCCAAGATCATGAGCAGCACTTGGGCACTTGGTATTAGCTGCTGAGCCATTGTTGTCGGTGTGAGCCCAGTCGTCAGCTTTTACAgatatatattgcatttaaatgcgatATACGCAGGTAATGCAATCGCTGCAGTTCCGTTGTAAGCGATCTGCCCAAGAGCCACTGGAAACCGATATGGATATGTCGGCGACATGGAGTGAACCCTTTCAGGTTGCAGCTTCCGTTGTTGCCGCTGGTTGCATAAGCGACTTTCTCGCcctttgcttgccacatgtgtAATTCATTTaactgccacagcagcagcagcagcaacatgttgcaactCTATCgagttaataatattttgcattatttaagcGCTCAACAATCCATGCAACtaacgacgacaacgacaactacGCGTCGCTAATCTGAGGTCGACCctgacatacatatgtacacatgaGGCAAGTATATAGCAAGATTTGtggcatataaatttgatCAGCTAAgtgtaataattattttattagctgtTGCAAGGGGTGGGAGAATCCCATCCCATACATTTGATaagttcaacatttttatagatCTAAACTTAtttcgcatttaaattgactTAATTATTAGCCTCGATGCAAATTgaagttttgatttatttaaagagtttaatttaataattacatttcaattttacaatactccatttaaattaaaacttcaatatttatgttgtaagcaaaaaattacaataaaaatatactgCAATATTTACTACCTAGCAGTAtcaaaataagttttaaaatttaatttaatgtggaaaaattatttcattaccataatatgttaaattttaattcgcttatatataataatttattttgaatgcatGCATAgcgtaatttaaattcagcttGTTGAAAACTTATtgcattcaaatattcaaatgcaaaatgatttTTTCTTCTACATCTCTGCTTTAAGTTacttaaattgtatttcaGCTTTTAACTGagcaagcaataaattgatttgaaactattttttatactactttattattttcttctaCTATTAGGCCTGGCTAGACTTCCTGCTGCAGTTTGAAAGTGAAACAGGTGCAGCAGCTGGACTTTGGGTCAAAGATTTGTAGTTATCATTTGATTATGACGCCCCGGCTTGGCATCTTGTTTTCTTGTTGCCAGCCACActgattttgtttactttacaTTCACTTTTCATCTCTTACTTTGGttgtggctctggctgtgcACGCCCCATCCCATTTGGCAGTAAATTCGCTAAACCAGTCTACGAATTGGCCAAGTTGTTAAGCTCGCTGACTTGGTGGCTTGTcagaaatcaaaattaaatttaatttgacattTGATTACGccttgctttaatttcatgCTCCCCCACAATAAGAACACGCAGGCAGGCGCTTGGAATTAGCCATAAACTTGATGCGGAACCATGGCTAAAACACAATGGTACTGGTACTGAGGCCTAGAACTTGAAAAATTACCAACATAACAACAtgacaaaaatatgaaattaatcaaattataattcatGCCACAAGCGTTGACGCCCCAAGGTCATGAGCTCTGTCAACTTCAAGATTCAAAATGCGACTTTGATGGCAAAGTTATGAGCTTGAACTACTAACTAAACCTTTTCCTTGGTAGCTTCCCTACTGGCAAACTGAAACTAGAGTGGAATAACACAATTATTACGATTTCCGACCTATGTCTAAATTATACATACACGACATTTCGCACAGTagttacaaattaaacaataggacaaatttttaaagtattaaaaGTACTTCTCATGCTAATGATTTACTTAGCCCCATATTAGATCTATAAGACTTGAAAAGCAGCTTGGAGCATATCACATATATTATGGGAATTTTACAAGAAAATGCTGAAATTTCTCCATTtgttcaaataattaaaaatattcattttcaaatatttgtaatattaatcattaagtaattaagctaagccaatatatttgtatacaaaagacttgttttttattttgttatagaCCCAAATTCGTACCTTGCTTTTATTACTATAGATGCCATGATTTGcacaatatttgttatatgtatAATGCTTATCAAATTCGAAAAcaatactataaatataatttgcaaaacttaacaccataaaaaaaaaaataaaaaaaaattgacttATGCTAAGTATTGAGCTAGGTTGGTCTAATACAAACTTAATCGAAACTGCCAAAAGTAAGTTTGGTGAATTGTGAAAGGCAAGTGGCTATAATTATTGATCTCTAATAATAGGGTGCCTGAAATTCGCGACTTGGTGTCATAAACTGCATCATTGTGGGATTGTTTGCGTAGTAGGAGCTGCTGGGAGTAGGAGTGctgaacttttgctgctgctgctgttgctgttgctgggagTAGTGAGCATAGTTGACATTTGGCATCATCTGCACGGGCGTATAGCGCTGCATATCCTGCCACTCCTGCGGGTTATTGTATACGGCAGTTGGCAGCTCATACGAATGCGATTGCATTTGCACATAGCTCTGAGAGCCTCCCAGCTGCTCCTCGAAGCGTGTGGATTGCTGTCTCGGTGGCTCGCTGGCAAACTGCTGTCGTTGATAGAGCTCCGGCAGGGCCTGTCCAATTAGCTGAGCGCCTCGCTGATCAGACTCCACATGGCGATCTTGGTGCGTGCCAGCAGATAAATCAACAACTGCACCAAACTGGCTAAAagctgcaggcgcagcagTAGCCTTAAAATCGGAGGTTTGCCCAAAAGGAAAtgtgttgtcgttgttgtcgtGGTGGTGGGGGTCGTTGTTATAGTGACCCAGCTGTTGCCTGGAGGCTTGGGCAGTGTGCTGCTGATAGTGCTGCATGTTGTAGGGTCCACTGTATCCTTGCTGCTCATAACTGTTTACGGCATTATTACTTAGGCTATGCTCGTagtgcacttgctgctgtgtCGCCTGCTGTGGCAGCGGATTGGGTTGCCAGTGTCCTGTGGTAATGACCGCTTCAGTTGTCGGCGTGCTCGCTGCTGGCAAATACTTGTGCGCTGGTCCATTATAGCGATAGCCATGCTTTAAGTCATTGTTGCTTGCGTATTGGAGATTAAAGGGCTGTACTCCATGTACCACGGCTTGACTGCAGGCCAAGCTCACCACAATCAGCGCCAGGTTCATTGTTAACTGCAAGTCAATCGGTTAATCAATTAGCATAACAACTAACATAACTCTACTCACCATATTCAGTCTCATCTTGTTAATCCGTTTACTATCCTCTGTGTCTCTGGGCGATGTGTGTGCGCTACTGTTGATACGCAAATAATGACAAATATCTCAGCAGTTGGAATACATTTTATACCTTTGCTAGCTTTTCGTCTAAGATCTATAAGTAcatctgtgtatgtgtgtgtgtgtgtgcttgtatcagcgttggcagcagcttaaaagcAATTGAATCATACTTTGGACAACAAAGTGtgccacaaaaataaagatataaatatattttatacccatacatacgtatgtgtgaatgtatgtacgtatgtacatatatgtgtgctATGAAGATATGTAGACAAAACATTTATTCACAGTAAATGATTCGCATCAAGTTCTTTGATTACTTACTATATGTATGCACTTCATATCACTATAACGGAAAAACGTTTAAGCTCTTGCTCTTGGCCATGACCATGATGAGTGCGACGTGTATAAACAAACTTTCTTTGGCCGCTTCTGGCCATTGATAACTTTTTGTCCCATATGTTGTCAAGCGGAAATGCACTGGCGCTTCATTCATGtctgtttaatttgaatttttgataAATCCATATTCTGTCCTATTGGCATTTACGCATGTAGGCagcacttttacttttattttcgcACCAAATTTACACAATACAAATTGATGGGTTTGAATGATAGGCGTATATGCGTGTGGGTTAAAGCACTTGATTGTAATGACTCAAATAATACAACAAGCACACATATTTTACTaagtttacaaacaaaaaatgtatttcaatgTTAAAACGCACATTGCATCGACCCAGTTTTGACAAGCCTATTGGAATCTAATGCTTGCGTCTCATTAgtattacatattttaattataaacacatTAAATGCGTAAATGTATGGATAGTTTGAAGGCATATATGTAGAATTACTAAAGCATTATGTAACAGTATGCTCCATGGTTTCAAGTAGAAGCAATGACAATGTGTCTTATAGCTTGCAGTGCCtttgtattgcatttatttatttccattttgaaaataataataaattgcgtCTAGCGCTCAGCGATAGTAAACATAATCGATTTttcttatttagttttaactaattttgcaGCCCTAAAAAATACTTGCTCGATACAACGTCGAGGCGCTATCGATTTATGCgacgatatacatatatctgaGTGTGACCAAATATACAttttctctttcgctctcgacaaaaattacaaaaatttctCATTTCTCTGGAAAGCGTTTGCGGGATTGAAGgtgtaaaatatattgtattttaattaataaaaatcaagtcCCAAGTAAGTAAAATAACAAGTTGTTGAAAATTTGTGGTAAATTCAATAGTGTGCAACGTTCTTATCTTCGTGGACTTTTTCAACAGCGGCTTTTTCaagttgcgtttttttttcatgtacGTATGTACGTGTGTGACTATGACAATTTATGTGTCGGtatagttttttttctgtgctattgttgttgagcGGCAGAGGCTTGTGCTTCCACACATTACTTTAGCATTTAGCGTTTGTTGTGTTGCtctgttttgttaatttaatatgcaacatGCCGTAAGAGCCTACAGTACACGCACTTAAAATTAGCtatacatacgcatacatgcatacatatgggtatgtgcgtgtgcgtatcgtgtgagagtgtgtgtgtatgtatgcaggCAAACACCGAGTGCAATTTGACGTTGTTTTCAACTTCGGCGGAAAAGGCTGTATGCATTGGTTTCCTATTTTCACGGGTGCATTacatgtttttattgttgtactCGTTTACGTTACCTGATTCAGCCAGGGTCCGAGCCCGGATGCCGAGCTCGAGCTCCCGTGTCACCCCTACAGCCGAAGCTTTGAAAAGCCCGTAAATCAGATACATATGAGCATGCAATTGCGTCAATCCTTGTCAGTGACGTTTTGAATCCTCGCGAAGATTGACGCGTATCTAAAGTGCAGTGCTGCAACTCTGCTGCAAAAGTCTGCtgcagaaaaagaaaaaaaaaactaaattttcacTGTCTACTATTCATCAACAGCTTACGGCTGGGAAACTTCAAACACCAATTGCAAGTGCAAGGCAGAACAGAAACACAGGTCAGTATGCCCAAGCCGGACAGTAAAAAACAAAGAGGGCGATATGAGGAGGATGATGACGATTCATCAGACGTTGGGGAAAATGTAAGTGAAAAAAGGTTAACTTTATctcaatgtatatatatatatatatatgttgaaaAAAAAGGAACCCAATGTTGCACCACACAATGAGAATGAAAGCAGTCAGTCCTCAGACGAGGAGCAACAAGAGGGAGACAGCAGTGATAGTAGtagtgatgatgatgatgacgacgatgatgatgatgacgacgacgatgaaAATGATAATGACGCggaaaacaattcaaatgctGAAAATGGCCGTGCAAACGAGACAGGTATGAACACAACCAATGAAAGCAATGCGCCAGAACGAGAACAGTCCGCTCAGGATGCGGCAGAGGACAACGATGCCCACTCCCACCCcgcacatcaacaacaactgcagcagcaggaggTGCAACCACCGATACAAGAACAAAATAAGCCCTGTCCATCGGGTAACGTCGTAGGCGCTGGTGCTACTGGCAATGAGGATCGCACCAGCGCCACAAACTTAATAGTAAATTATTTGCCACAAGATATGGCGGATCGCGAGTTGTACCAATTGTTTAGCAGTTGCGGCGCCATCAATACATGCAAAATTATGCGGGATTACAAGGTGAGTGTTTTTGTAAATGGTTGAAGCAGGACAGATAGTCACATGACGCACTCACTGCTTGTCTCTGTCGCACACTGTAATACATACACAATTTTCCACTAAagaaaaattgatttatgctcGCTCTCCCTCTAATCTATGAATTTTCATGCAATCGATTCATCTCTTTTATTCACAATTTTCTACTAGAGCTAAATCTGTATACTCTCTCTCCCTCTAATCTATAAATTTTCACGCAATCATTGCATCTCGCTTTCACTCACAATTTTCCAATAGAGAAAAATCTTtatgctcgctctctctctaatgtataaattttcttGTTATCCTTGCATATCTTCTATAGACCGGCTACAGCTTTGGTTACGGGTTTGTTGACTACAATTCTGAGGTGGATTCCGAGGAGGCAATATCAAAACTTAACGGCTTCTATGTGCGCAACAAGCGTTTGAAGGTATGAGTCGATtgtctatataatttttgtatatttctatATGTATTCAATATATCTGTACATTGCTTACAGGTATCGTACGCACGACCCGGCGGCCAATCGATCAAGGACACTAACCTCTATGTCATCAACTTATCTCGTAACATCAACGATGATCAGTTGGATCGGATATTTTCGCCCTTCGGTCTGATTGTTCAACGAAATATATTGCGAGATAAGTTGACAGGTCGGCCGAGGGGCGTAGCTTTTGTACGGTAAGTAGCCAATGCCTAATCAAGAGTGCTATCGGTAGTATCGATAATTTTAAGTGTTAGCAAGGACCTCGGACCATgctgaattaaatattaaaaagtgaGCATTCAATTGAACGTTCTTAAAGTGTTATAATGAAAACAagttatttaacaattatcaGATACTACCGATAGTATCGATGACAACTATAAAAATCATCGATTGATAAGCTCTTCAGTCTATATACTTAATGCGGACACCTTCTTAACTTCTTCACAGATATAATAAACGCGAAGAAGCACAGGAGGCAATCAAAGCGCTTAACAACACAGTACCCTTGGGGGGCTCGCAGCCCATTTGGGTACGACTGGCTGAGGAGCATGGCAAGGCGAAAGCGGCGCAGTTTATGTCGCAAATCACCGGCGGTCCTCCCGGTCCACATATGGGAGggccgccgcagcagccgccgccacatCATATGAATCCACATATGCAACAGGCGCCTCACCATCAGCatccgcagcagctgcatcatcagcaccatcagcagcagctgcagcagcagcatcaccaccatcaacatcaacagcagcagcagcagcaccaccatcATCATAGTTTGCCGCCACCACCACATCATATGCAGCAGTTTAGTCATCATCACGCGCATGGAGGTGGCGGCGGTGCCATTGGTGTTGGCGTTGGGATGCCACAACAGATGCATGGTGGCGGAGCCGGTGGTGGCGGCAGCTATCAATACAATATGGCACATAGAGGTAGATCAAATAGAACAACACGATCTCAAAAACCGCATCCATATAACCATGcacagaaatttatttaaatttaaattaatttctttacaCAATTTACACATTAGCTGCAACACATAGGTGAAATGTTCGTGCTGCCATTGCCTATCCCCATTACGCCAATGCCCCGACctatgcaactgcaactgcaacagctaCAGGTACAGCAGCTCCAGttacagctgcaactgcaacgacaacaacatcCGCCAACACATCAGCAAGAAGTTctgagcggcggcggcagcagccacaggCAAGAGGTCAGAAAAAATGCAGTTGCAGTAGGAACTgtggcagcaaccacaacagcggcaacagcagcagcaacaacggcggcggcggcaaggatcaacaccagcaacacagcaacggcagcatcaacaaccaaTACACTAAtcccacagcaacagcaacaacagtcacAGCCACTAACACGAACGTAATGACCACAGCAGTCATTGCAATATAtacagcgccagcaacagcaatggccaCAAGCATAGTTCCTCCAGCAGTGACTGCAACTCCAACAAACACTGCAataccaacagcaacaataacgacAATAAGTGCAGCtcaagcagaagcagcaacggCCACCACAACTGGCAGGGCCGCAGCCACtgtaatagcaacaataacaacaccaAACACAACAGCGTCAGCAAAAAGTGCAACAGGAGCAATCCCGAAATCAGCAGCGGCCAGAAGTGCAACAGGAACAGTCCCGAAGTCAGCATCGGCCACAAGTGCAACAGGAGAAACAGAAAGAATCCCAAAATCGACATACAGAGCTACCACGCCTCAAACTCTAGACAATCCACTACATCAAGTGCGACAGCCTGCTTTCCGATATTATGGACAGGCACGGTATTTGCCCTCGCCACCAACACTACAACAAGAACAGGAAGAATACCAGCGGCAGCATGACTTGCAtgatcagctgcagcaacattaCCGTCAACATCAGCAATTCATGCGAGAACAGCAACACCTGGCACACCTGCAATaccacgagcagcagcagcaacgctatGAACGGCATCGGCAGCGACATCCAGAATAttaccagcagcaacatcagcaatacccgcagcaacagcaacgttaCCGGCAGCAGCCACGTTGCCCGCTACAAAAACAGTACCTGAAACAGCTGCAACattcgcagcagctgcagcggccaCGATATTCTtcgcagcagaagcagcagccgcgaCATTCTtcgcagcagaagcagcagcaaccgtcTTCTGGCCAGGAGCATCCGTCACCTTCTGAGCAGAAGATGCGCCAACCTTTCAAGAAGTTTATGCGGCAACGTTGGCAGCAGGAGTTGGTACGTTCCCAGGAGCAAGACAATCAGCAGCAAGAGGATCAGCAAGAAGATAACCTGGAACtttataagcagcagctgggggAACGGGAACGATTACAGGCTAATTTGGAACATTACCTGCAGCGTGTAAAAGGTTGTGGTAACCAGCAGCAAGACAAGAAGGAGCAAGACAAGCAGGAGCAAGACAAGCAGGAGCAAGACAAACAGAAGCCAGAGAAACAGAAACCGCACAGCCGGCATCAACACAGCCAGCTGCAACACAatccgcagcagcaacacaaccagcagcaacactaccagctgcagcaacagtttgctccaccacaacaacaaccgttTGTGCAAGCAGTATATTTTGCTGTCTTGGAACCAGTCTATGCTTTGAATATATTTCATCCGGTTACATACGAGCCAGAAGCAGCTTATGTCGAGCCAGCACCAGTTTATAACGTGTCAGCACCAGCTCCAGTATATAGCGTGCCAGCGCCAGTTTATAACGTGCCACCAGCAACTTATGTCGAGACATCACCAGCAGTTTATAACGTGCCAGGAGCAACTTATGTCGAGACAGCACCAGCGCAAGTTTATAGCGTGCCAGCACCAGTTTATAACGTGCCAGGCGCAACTTATGTCGAGCCAGCACCAGCGCCAATTTATAGCGTGCCAGGAGCAGCTTATGTCTCACCCGGAGCTGTTTATGTTGAGCCAGCACCAGTTTATAGTGTGCCAGGTGTAGTCTATGTCGAGCCGGGAGCAGTTTATAACATGCCAGGAGCAGCATATGTCGAGCCAGGTCCAGTTTATGGTGAGCTAGTCAACATTTATGGATCAAATGTCACTGAAGTAGACAACAGGCAGCGATATCATAGACAAACCCAAGCACAGACGCAAGCTGAAGCGCAGGCACAAGCTGAGCCACAACTTCAGCCACAAAATCGGGCACAACGTGGAGCACAACACCCTCGACAGAGTCGATGATAAAGAGAGGACAATAGGCGCGGAGGAGGTAGAAGTTAATATACAGAAGACTAAAcatgttgttatttattgttgttcttggttTAGAAAACCATAAGACAGCCAAATTACTTTACATACATAGGGAAAACACTTGctgatataaaatttatatttatctatataGAGACAAAAAGCaagccaaaaaataacaatcacacacattcatacacAATATACAGAGACGAATGGCCAATAAGGATGTTAACTATTATGATTCGTTGTTAAATGGTGGCAAAACTTTTGATAATAAGCATTGGCAGCAAGTACACAAGCCTGAATGACAAGCAGCTAATgagctaaaagaaaaacaaaatgtgttgAAAATTGTTCCAAActatacttaattttatatgatgatgatgatataCATTACAAAacttacaaaaacaaaagcaaaacaagcgAATTTCTCCAACATGGCTgacaaaagaaacaaataataattataataattgtaatgcTTAGGAACACATCAAACACACACTCCacttaaatgaatttgtatagacaggcaaaagcaacaaaacataattattaatatatgaatatatgtatatgttatgtAATAATTAAAGCGAAGACAACAAATTGTTCATACTTCAAACtgatcaattttttataacaaaaacgTAGTACGCATAAGGAATGCGTAGATCGTTTGCTTTTAAGTTTGGAAATTGATGTaaacatacatgtatgtagtTATATACAAACTGAATGTATACAAGAAaccaaaagaaattaaaattaaacaataatattaacaaatgaTTGTAATTGTGCTTTTATAAAGTCTGTGACTTTAAGCgaaacttataaatatttgcaacacaCTGCTCTTCTACAGCTTTCCTTGCAGCAAAGACCACAAAACGTTTCATATACAAAACCTTTTGATAAACGAAatgattttataaaaacaaacacacacacacacacactagtcTAATAGTCTTGTAAAAACTAAgccattttttttgcaacactcattttaagcaaatgtaaaaattaaaatgttaaaactaACAATGTGGAAAGTAAAAATTGCGATAGCTACctgtttattttgttagttgGCAAACTATTGAAAGTTGTACATAGAATTTGTCCGAGATGCAAGAGGAAAGAGATGTGAATATGCAGGTGAAATAGCGAGCTTACACCTAATAAATGTAACTGAGAAGGAACTATGGTAGAATTTTACACAAGTGAAACAGATATAGTGTGCGATTgacaaagagaaagagacagagagagaatgaTCTGCTACAGTCAACCATCAAACTCAAAATGAAACTTAGTTATTAAGCTAATTGTATTTGCATATACTCCAAGTATTTGTAAATCTAAGTGTAacagataataataattaggacactatttttcaataaaactaGCAAACATTTTGGAGCAATTATTGTTCCCGTGTGTATCGCATACAAAACTTTTGTAATATTGATgtatataatacaataatgATGTATACGTGCTGAACTTATACAATACaatgtatatacacacacattcacataTAAACTAATATGTACACACTATGGATGAGAACACTTCCTACTAATTTCGAGTGTGAAACAATgccaagcaaatatttttatcagtaataaatacaaatgaatgtgaatgtatttatacaaataaattgtgtcAAACTGAATACTACTATAAGTAAATGTAATAAATGAGTttcaaaccaacaaaaaatcaaagaaaatgAGTTTTCAATTAAGCTTGAAGTACCTGGTGTTTGGTAATCTTGCTAAcctaatttca is part of the Drosophila busckii strain San Diego stock center, stock number 13000-0081.31 chromosome X, ASM1175060v1, whole genome shotgun sequence genome and encodes:
- the LOC108606031 gene encoding ell-associated factor Eaf, giving the protein MRLNMLTMNLALIVVSLACSQAVVHGVQPFNLQYASNNDLKHGYRYNGPAHKYLPAASTPTTEAVITTGHWQPNPLPQQATQQQVHYEHSLSNNAVNSYEQQGYSGPYNMQHYQQHTAQASRQQLGHYNNDPHHHDNNDNTFPFGQTSDFKATAAPAAFSQFGAVVDLSAGTHQDRHVESDQRGAQLIGQALPELYQRQQFASEPPRQQSTRFEEQLGGSQSYVQMQSHSYELPTAVYNNPQEWQDMQRYTPVQMMPNVNYAHYSQQQQQQQQQKFSTPTPSSSYYANNPTMMQFMTPSREFQAPYY
- the LOC108606751 gene encoding sex-lethal homolog isoform X1 codes for the protein MPKPDSKKQRGRYEEDDDDSSDVGENEPNVAPHNENESSQSSDEEQQEGDSSDSSSDDDDDDDDDDDDDDENDNDAENNSNAENGRANETGMNTTNESNAPEREQSAQDAAEDNDAHSHPAHQQQLQQQEVQPPIQEQNKPCPSGNVVGAGATGNEDRTSATNLIVNYLPQDMADRELYQLFSSCGAINTCKIMRDYKTGYSFGYGFVDYNSEVDSEEAISKLNGFYVRNKRLKVSYARPGGQSIKDTNLYVINLSRNINDDQLDRIFSPFGLIVQRNILRDKLTGRPRGVAFVRYNKREEAQEAIKALNNTVPLGGSQPIWVRLAEEHGKAKAAQFMSQITGGPPGPHMGGPPQQPPPHHMNPHMQQAPHHQHPQQLHHQHHQQQLQQQHHHHQHQQQQQQHHHHHSLPPPPHHMQQFSHHHAHGGGGGAIGVGVGMPQQMHGGGAGGGGSYQYNMAHRGRSNRTTRSQKPHPYNHAQKFI
- the LOC108606751 gene encoding sex-lethal homolog isoform X2 encodes the protein MPKPDSKKQRGRYEEDDDDSSDVGENEPNVAPHNENESSQSSDEEQQEGDSSDSSSDDDDDDDDDDDDDDENDNDAENNSNAENGRANETGMNTTNESNAPEREQSAQDAAEDNDAHSHPAHQQQLQQQEVQPPIQEQNKPCPSGNVVGAGATGNEDRTSATNLIVNYLPQDMADRELYQLFSSCGAINTCKIMRDYKTGYSFGYGFVDYNSEVDSEEAISKLNGFYVRNKRLKVSYARPGGQSIKDTNLYVINLSRNINDDQLDRIFSPFGLIVQRNILRDKLTGRPRGVAFVRYNKREEAQEAIKALNNTVPLGGSQPIWVRLAEEHGKAKAAQFMSQITGGPPGPHMGGPPQQPPPHHMNPHMQQAPHHQHPQQLHHQHHQQQLQQQHHHHQHQQQQQQHHHHHSLPPPPHHMQQFSHHHAHGGGGGAIGVGVGMPQQMHGGGAGGGGSYQYNMAHRAATHR